The Shewanella algae DNA segment GATATTGATAATCCATTCCGGCCTCCATTACATGCGGAACACGCCGAAACGTGTGTCCTCTATGGGCGCATTCAGCGCCGCCGACAATGCCAGGCCGACCACATCCCGGGTCTGGGCCGGGTCGATAATGCCGTCGTCCCACAAACGGGCGCTGGCATGGTAGGGGTGACCCTCTTTATCGTACTGGGCTATCACCGGAGCCTTGAAGGCGGCTTCTTCCTCGGCGCTCATGGTCTGCCCCTTGCGGGCCAGGCCGTCTTTACGTACTGTGGCCAGCACTCCGGCGGCTTGTTCGCCTCCCATTACTGAGATGCGGGCGTTGGGCCACATCCACATCATGGTGGGTTCAAAGGCGCGACCGCACATGCCGTAGTTACCGGCGCCGTAGGAACCGCCGATGATCACGGTAAACTTGGGCACAGTGGCGCAGGATACTGCGGTCACCATTTTTGCACCGTGTTTGGCTATGCCTTCATGCTCATATTTCTTGCCGACCATAAAGCCGGTAATGTTTTGTAAAAACAGCAGTGGGATCTTGCGCTGGCAGCAGAGCTCGATGAAGTGAGCGCCTTTTTGCGCCGACTCGGAAAACAGAATGCCGTTGTTGGCCACTATGCCTACCGGGTAGCCATGAATACGGGCAAAACCGCACACCAGAGTGGCACCGTAACCGGCCTTGAACTCGTCGAAGTCCGAGTCATCGACGATGCGGGCAATCACTTCTTTGACATCGAAGGGCTTTTTCAAGTCGGTGCCGACTATGCCGTAGAGCTCATGAATATCGTACTTGGGTGGCTTTACCTGGCTCAGAGTCTGGGCAATCTGCTTTTGGTGATTGAGGCGGGAGACGGCATTGCGGGCCAACTCCAGCGCGTGGTCGTCATTTTGCGCCAGATGATCGGCCACACCGCTTATCTTGGTGTGTACCTCGGCGCCGCCGAGCTCTTCGGCACTGACCTCTTCACCTGTGGCGGCTTTCACCAGCGGCGGGCCGGCCAAAAAGATGGTGCCCTGTTCACGGACAATAATCGATTCATCGGCCATCGCCGGCACATAGGCGCCACCTGCGGTACACAGGCCCATGACCACGGCGATTTGTGGGATCCCTTTGGAGGACATGCGGGCCTGATTGAAGAAGATACGGCCGAAGTGATCCCTGTCCGGAAATACTTCATCCTGGCGCGGCAGGTTGGCACCGCCCGAGTCCACCAGATAGATGCAGGGCAGGTGACAGCGCTCGGCTATCTCCTGAGCCCGCAGGTGTTTTTTCACCGTCAGCGGGTAGTAAGTGCCGCCTTTGACCGTGGCGTCGTTGGCGATAATCATGCACTCGACTCCGCTGACCCGGCCGATCCCGGCTATGATGCCGGCGGCGGGCACTTCTTCGTCATAGACTTCGAAGGCAGCGAACTGGCTCAGTTCCAGAAATGGTGAGCCGGGATCCAGAAGTTTCTCTACCCGGGTGCGCGGCGCCAGTTTACCGCGAGACAGATGGCGCTCCATGGCCACAGGGCCACCGCCTTCGACTATCTTGTTGAGCTTTTGTTGGACATCGGCCACCAGGTGGGACATGGCGGCTTGTTTTTCCCTGAATTCATCGCTGCGGGCGTTGATTCTACTGCTGATTTGAGGCACGACTTGTCATCCTTTTCGACTGAATGGGGGAGCGTGAAGGGCCGCTTGAACGGCCCCGGCATTCGCCATTACTTGGTTTCGTTGAACAGCTCGCGGCCGATGAGCATGCGGCGGATTTCCGAAGTACCGGCGCCGATTTCATAGAGCTTGGCATCGCGCAACAGGCGACCTGTAGCGTATTCATTGATATAGCCGTTGCCGCCCAGCAGCTGAATGGCGTCCAGTGCCATCTTGGTGGCGAGCTCGGCGCTGTAGAGAATGGCACCGGCGGCATCTTTACGTGTGGTTTCGCCGCGATCGCAGGACTTGGCGACGTTATAGATATAGGACTTAGCGGCATTCATGCCTGTATACATGTCGGCCAGTTTGCCCTGCACCAGTTGGAATTCGCCGATGGATTTGCCGAACTGCACCCGCTCGTGCATATAGGGCATCACTATGTCCATGCAGGCGGTCATTATCCCAAGAGGGCCGCCGCTGAGCACCACCCGCTCGTAATCCAGGCCGCTCATCAGTACCTTTACACCCTGGTTGAGGCCGCCGAGAATATTTTCTTCCGGGACTTCGCAGTCTTCGAATACCAGTTCACAGGTGTTGGAGCCGCGCATTCCCAGCTTGTCGAGCTTCTGCGCCTGGGAGAAGCCTTTGAAGCCGCGCTCGACGATAAAGGCGGTAATCCCGTGCGGGCCCTTGTCCAAGTCGGTTTTGGCGTAAATCACATAGGTGTGGGCATCCGGGCCATTGGTGATCCACATTTTATTGCCGTTGAGAATGTAACGGTCGCCTTCCTTGCGGGCATGCAGCTTCATGGAAACCACGTCCGAACCTGCGTTGGGTTCACTCATCGCCAGTGCGCCTATATGCTCGCCGTTGACCAGTTTGGGCAGGTATTTTTCCTTCTGGGCCTGATTGCCGTTGCGGTTGATCTGGTTGACGCACAGGTTGGAGTGGGCGCCGTAGGATAAACCTATGGACGCCGAAGCGCGGGATATCTCTTCCATGGCCACTACGTGCGCCAGATAACCCATGTTGGCACCGCCGAACTCTTCTGGGACTGTTATCCCAAGCAGCCCCATGTCGCCGAACTGAGGCCAAAGCTCGTTGGGGAAGGCGTTGTCCTGATCCACCTTGGCGGCAATGGGGGCGATTTCATTGGCGGCGAAACCGTTGACTGCATCCCGCAGCATATCGATTTCTTCACCGAGTCCAAAGTTGAGGCTTGAGTAGAGAGAGTTCATTGGCTTGATGTCCTGTAAGTTAATATTTTTATTTTATTATTATGGTGTTTGGTCAATGGCTCAGGCTTTTTCCTGCTCCATGTCATCCAGCGCCTGACGGCACTGAAGTTCGGCAGAATTGAGTTCCATCAACACCACCTTGATATCGTCCATCTGCTGTTGCAGTGAGGTTTTCTTCTCTTCGATCAGGGCCAACATGGTATTGAGCTGTGCATGGCTGCTCTTGTCGGCATCGTAGAGTTCAAACAGTCGGCGGGTTTCCGCTAGGGAAAAGCCCAGACGCTTGCCGCGCAGGATCAGTTTCAGTCTGACTCTGTCCTTGAGACTATAGATACGGGTCTGACCACGACGCCTGGGTTTGAGCAGACCCTGATCTTCATAGAAGCGGATGCTGCGGGTGGTGATATCAAATTCCTTTGACAGATCACTGATGGAGTAAGTGGTTTGTGGATTGTGGTTTGCGCTCATCGATAACACCATAAAATGGAACTTGTTTGGCAAGATATATGAAGTTTACGTAAAGGTAAAGTTTGTTGTGGCATTTTGCGAACTGTGAGGTGTCAATCCCTGCTGCCATCGGCCTTTGCCCGTATTGAAACACTCGTTTCAGTTGGCTGTTCATTTATCTCACAGCAGCAGATAGCGATACATGCTGCCCTTCGCTATGCCTATGTTTGCATTCCAATCGTTGTTGAAGGCCGGAGCGGATGAACAGCAAAATGCCCGCAAGCCAAAAGGCGCAGTTAGAGCAGGGTTTTAGGCTAACGTCTAATTGGGGATAGGGCCAAAAAAGACTATTAATTGTCCCAGGAAGGAAGGGAACGCAGTGCCGTCGCAGAACGGCGTCCTTTGGGAGGACAGATAATGATAGATCCGGGTTTAGCCCTGCATAAGGCGTCACTCGAGGACAGGACACAGTTTTGGGGCGAGTGTGCCCGTGCCATAGATTGGCAACAGCCCTGGGAGCAGGTGCTGGATGAGAGTGAGGCGCCATTTTACCGCTGGTTTAGCGGTGGCATGCTCAACACTTGCTACAACGCGGTGGATAGGCATGTGGCCGCAGGACGTGGCGAACAGACCGCCATTCAATATGTCAGCCCGGTAACAGATACCGAGTATGGCATCAGCTATAACGAATTGCAGCAGCAGGTGAGCCGCCTGGCGGGCTGGATGCAATCAGTCGGGATTAATAAGGGCGATAGAGTCGTTATCTATATGCCCATGGTGCCGGAAACCGTGTTTGCCATGCTGGCCTGTGCCCGCATAGGCGCGATACATTCAGTGGTGTTCGGCGGCTTTGCCGCCAATGAGTTGGCAACCCGGATCAACGATGCCAAACCCAGACTGGTGTTGTCTGCCTCCTGCGGTATAGAACCCTCAGGCGTTGTGCCTTATAAGCCATTGCTGGACAAGGCGCTGGAACTGTCCGAGCACAAGGTGGAAAACTGCCTTATTCTCGGCCGCAGTCAGTATCAGGCCGAGTTACAGCCCGGGCGGGATCATGACTGGCAGAATGCCATCTGTCAGGCGAGCCCGGCCGATTGTGTGGCGGTCGAAGCCACTCATCCCCTGTACATTCTCTACACCTCCGGCACCACAGGGCAGCCAAAAGGTGTGGTGCGCGACAATGGCGGCCACGCCGTGGCACTGGCCTGGTCGATGAAGGCTATTTACGACATAGACGCAGGCGATGTCTTCTGGGCAGCCTCGGATGTGGGGTGGGTGGTGGGCCACTCCTATATTGTCTACGCACCGCTGCTGGTAGGCGCCACCACCTTGCTGTTTGAAGGCAAACCTGTGGGCACCCCGGATCCCGGCACTTTCTGGCGCACCATATCCAAGTACAAGGTCAAGAGTTTCTTCACCGCACCGACTGCGATTCGTGCCATCAAACGTGAGGATCCGGAGGCAAGCTATGTGGCTCAAAGCGATCTCTCTTGCTTGAAAAATGTGTTTCTGGCCGGCGAACGTTGTGACCCGGATACCCTCAACTGGGCGGCCGAGAAGCTGGCCAAGCCAGTAATAGATCACTGGTGGCAAACCGAAACAGGATGGGCGATTGCCGCCAACCTGATGGGTGTTGCCCCTATTCGGGTCAAAGCCGGGTCACCGGCCAGAGCCGTGCCCGGTTATCAGGTGGAAGTATTGGACGAAATGGGTGAGCAGGTGGCTCCCGGGCAGTCGGGCAATGTGGTGATCAAATTGCCTCTGCCGCCCGGAACCCTGACCACGCTGTGGCAAAAAGATAAGCGCTACCATGACAGCTATCTGGCCATGTATCCCGGCTATTATCTCACCGGAGATGCCGGCTATATGGATGAAGAGGGCTATCTTTACATCATGAGTCGCATCGATGACATCATTAATGTGGCCGGTCACAGATTATCGACCGGACGTTTTGAAGAGGTGCTTTGTCAGCATCCGGCAGTGGCTGAAGCAGCGGTTATCGGTGTGGAAGATAAGCTCAAGGGCCAGGTGCCGCTGGGATTGGTGGTGCTCAAGATGGGTAATACCCTGAGCGAAGAGCAGCTACACAAGGAGCTGGTGGCCCTGGTGCGCCAGGAAATAGGCCCGGTGGCGGCGTTTCGTTTGGTAAGCGCCGTGCCCAAGTTGCCCAAGACCCGCTCCGGCAAGATACTGCGTGGCACCATGCGTAAAATTGCCGACAACCAGGAGTTCAAGGCGCCGGCAACCATAGAGGATCCCGCTACTCTGGATCTGGTACGCACCGCGCTGACCCGCATGGGCTATGCCGATTCTCTGGTGAAAGAGCACGCCTGAGGTTGACTTTCTCCTTTTGCGCCTGCCGTCGGCAGGCGTTTTTTTAGCTGTTTTTCATGTTGCAAAGGCGCGCCTCTTACACTTTGCCCTTTTAGTCGGCCTTTGCTAAGATGCCGCTGCTCCGTTTCGGGGCGACAACAAGTAGTTACATACAAAGTAGTTGCATCCAAGTTTTACATTCAGGCTTGCAACTTAAGCTCACTATGTAGCCTTATCATTCCGGCCGCAGGGACGACCTTGCAAGCGCCTTATCTATTACCGGGGACGACCCCTTTTTAAAAAGGGACGAGTCCATGAACTGGATACTCTTAATCCTCGCTGGTTTGTTCGAAATCGGTTGGGCCATAGGCCTTAAATATACCCATGGCTTTACCAAGTTGGTTCCCAGTCTATTGACCTTGGGTGCCATGGCCATCAGTGTCGGTTTGCTTGGGCTGGCGACCAAGTCATTGCCAATAGGCACGGCTTACGGTGTTTGGGTTGGCATAGGTGCCATGGGCACGGCATTGGTGGGTATCTGGCTGTTCGGCGAGAGCACCAGCCTGATGAAAATCGGCAGTTTACTGTTGATTTTTATTGGTGTCTTGGGGCTGAAACTGGCCAGCTGAACCCGGAGGTTTGCCTGTTAATCGTGTTTTTCAAACAAGGTTATCGCCAAGGGCGACTGGTAATTAACTTTCGTTAATCAGTATAATTAATCCACTCAAGGCCGGCTGTTTGCTCACAAAACGGCCGGCTCCTCTGCTACCCGTGGAATTAATAACAATGCAAACCCACAAGCATCTTTCTGACATCGGGGTCATAGGCCTGGGTGTTATGGGCAAGAATCTCGCTCTCAATATCATAGATAACGGCTATCGGGTCGCGGCGTTCGATCTGGACAGTCGCAAAGTGACTGCTGCCGAAAACCAGGCCAAGGTGGAAGTGACCGAGAGGGAACAATTGCTGTTTGGCTGTAATAATCTTACTGATTTGATGGCAAATTTAGCAACACCGCGCATCCTGCTGCTGTCCATCCCGGCCGGTACGGCAGTCGATGCCGTATGCCAATCCCTGCTTGATGCCGGGATTGAGCGCGAGGATATAGTCATAGACACGGGCAATAGCCTGTGGACAGACACCATAGCGCGGGAGCAGCGCTATCGCGATCAGTTTATCTTCTTCAGCTCAGCCGTATCCGGCGGTGAGGTGGGGGCCAGATTCGGGCCCTCGTTGATGCCAAGCGGTGATATCAAGGCCTGGGAGCGGGTTGCTCCCATTTGGCGGGCAATAGCTGCCAAGGTGGATGGTGACACCGGATTGCCGCTGGAGCGATTCGAGCCCGGCAACCCGGTTACCCAAGGGGAGCCATGCACGGCTTACATAGGCCCGGCCGGTAGCGGTCACTATGTGAAGATGGTGCACAACGGCATTGAATATGCCGACATGCAGTTGATTTGCGAGGCTTATCATTTGCTAAGCCAAGTGCTGGGCCTTGATGCCTACGCCATTGCCCTGGTGTTCGAGCGCTGGAATACAGGTGTGCTCTCCAGTTATCTGATGGAAATCAGCGCCGAGGTCTTGCGGCAACAGGACCCATTAAGCGACAAGCCTCTGGTAGAGATGATCCTCGATAAGGCGGGGCAGAAGGGCACTGGCCTGTGGACGGCTGTCAGCAGCCTGCAGATAGGTTGCCCGGCGCCCACTATCGCAGAAGCGGTTTATGCCCGCGCCATCAGCACTCAAAAGGTTCTGCGCCAGAGTTTGGCCAGCAAGTTGGTCGGTCCCGAAGCGCGAGACACTCAATCGGCGGCCTCGGACGAGCAACAAAGCTTTATTGATGGCCTGGAGAGTGCACTCTATTGCGCCAAGGTGAGCTGTTATGCCCAGGGATTCCAGTTGATGGCGATGCAGGCTCAGGAGCAGGGATGGCAGCTGGATTTTGCCGCCATCGCCAGGATCTGGCGCGCCGGCTGTATTATTCGCGCCAGATTCCTGCAATCCATAGCCGCAGCCTACGACAGCGAGCCGGAATTGGCCAATTTGCTGTTGGCCGATGGCTTTGCTTCAACGCTTTCGGCGCGCCAGCAGGCATGGCGGCAAACGGTTGCCAAGGCGGTACTTGCTGGTGTGCCTGTGCCCTGCATCTCATCGGCGCTTTCTTACTACGACAGTTATCGCAGTGAAACGCTGCCAGCCAATCTGTTGCAGGGGCAACGGGACTTTTTCGGAGCGCATAGTTTTGAGCGCATAGACCAAGCTGCCAACGAGCGTTATCACCTGGATTGGAGTGACCCCAAGCGGCCGCTGATTAAGCTGGATTGAGGGAAAACGGGCCGGGCAGAACACTATCACCGGCCAACGAAAAAGGCTTCCAACTGCATGGCAGTGGAAGCCTTTGTTATTGCTATCCCTCTGTTATTGCTTCCCTGGGTTAAATGGTAAACACCAAGCCTAAGCTGAACAGGGCACTGAACATCATGGTCAGTTTGGCTGTACGTCCCAGCAGGGGATTCAGCGCCGCGCCCGATACTTGCGTGAAATCGCTGGACAGCCTGCGGGCCATCAGCAGCGCGAGGCCCGTCAGCAGCACAGGCAGCCCAGGCAGCAAGCCCAGCAGGAAGCCTGCGATAATCAGACCGAAGGGTAAGTAAACCAACGCCTGGTACAGCACCTTGGACTGGGCCTCACCTATGCGTACCGCCAAAGTGCGCTTGCCGGCTTTCTCGTCGGTATAGATATCGCGGGTGTTGTTAACCAGACAGATGGCGGCATTGAGCAGGCCCACAGCGCTACCCAAAATCCAGGCTGCGGTGCTGGTATCACCGGCCTGCAGGTAGTAACTGCCGACAACGGCTACCAAGCCAAAGAAGATAAAGGCCGCCACTTCGCCAAGGCCGTGTGAGGCCAGCGGGTATGGGCCGCCGCTGTAACCCAGGGCGCCCATAATGGAAGCCGCCGCCAGAATGGCAATCGGCCAGCCTCCGTGCCAAATGAGGAAAGACCCCACAACCAATGCCAGCAAGAGGCAAAAAATCATCGCGTTGCGTACTTTCTGCGGATCGAGCAAGCCACTCTGGGTGACCCTTATCGGCCCCAGTCGCTCCTCGGTATCTATACCGTTTTTAAAATCAAAATAGTCATTGGCCAGATTAACTGCAATCTGCAGTAACAGGGCACAGACCATGGACGCCACTGCAATGGCCCAACTGAAGCTCTCCAGTTGCAGAGCCAGTATGTTACCTATCAGCAAGGGTCCTATCGCCGCAGGCAAGGTGCGCGGCCGTGAGGCTAAAATCCAGGGGTTCATCTTGTCCTTTCTTCAGAGTTAAAGACGGAAAAACAAGCTAAGGATACCAATTTTCCACTTGAAAGTTAGCACAATCGGATAAATGCATTTAACAGAGTTTGAGTCAGCGCACATTTGTACCCGTGCGGATTAAAAAAATGCAGCCATAATCAAATTACCCTTGGGTTTTATGTGTTCTTATTGTTAAAGAATACCCGGTATTTCATGGGCTTAATGCTAATGCAGAGGTTAATATGATGGGGTTTGGGGGCAGGACAGCCCTTA contains these protein-coding regions:
- a CDS encoding carboxyl transferase domain-containing protein, with protein sequence MPQISSRINARSDEFREKQAAMSHLVADVQQKLNKIVEGGGPVAMERHLSRGKLAPRTRVEKLLDPGSPFLELSQFAAFEVYDEEVPAAGIIAGIGRVSGVECMIIANDATVKGGTYYPLTVKKHLRAQEIAERCHLPCIYLVDSGGANLPRQDEVFPDRDHFGRIFFNQARMSSKGIPQIAVVMGLCTAGGAYVPAMADESIIVREQGTIFLAGPPLVKAATGEEVSAEELGGAEVHTKISGVADHLAQNDDHALELARNAVSRLNHQKQIAQTLSQVKPPKYDIHELYGIVGTDLKKPFDVKEVIARIVDDSDFDEFKAGYGATLVCGFARIHGYPVGIVANNGILFSESAQKGAHFIELCCQRKIPLLFLQNITGFMVGKKYEHEGIAKHGAKMVTAVSCATVPKFTVIIGGSYGAGNYGMCGRAFEPTMMWMWPNARISVMGGEQAAGVLATVRKDGLARKGQTMSAEEEAAFKAPVIAQYDKEGHPYHASARLWDDGIIDPAQTRDVVGLALSAALNAPIEDTRFGVFRM
- a CDS encoding isovaleryl-CoA dehydrogenase, encoding MNSLYSSLNFGLGEEIDMLRDAVNGFAANEIAPIAAKVDQDNAFPNELWPQFGDMGLLGITVPEEFGGANMGYLAHVVAMEEISRASASIGLSYGAHSNLCVNQINRNGNQAQKEKYLPKLVNGEHIGALAMSEPNAGSDVVSMKLHARKEGDRYILNGNKMWITNGPDAHTYVIYAKTDLDKGPHGITAFIVERGFKGFSQAQKLDKLGMRGSNTCELVFEDCEVPEENILGGLNQGVKVLMSGLDYERVVLSGGPLGIMTACMDIVMPYMHERVQFGKSIGEFQLVQGKLADMYTGMNAAKSYIYNVAKSCDRGETTRKDAAGAILYSAELATKMALDAIQLLGGNGYINEYATGRLLRDAKLYEIGAGTSEIRRMLIGRELFNETK
- a CDS encoding MerR family transcriptional regulator, whose translation is MSANHNPQTTYSISDLSKEFDITTRSIRFYEDQGLLKPRRRGQTRIYSLKDRVRLKLILRGKRLGFSLAETRRLFELYDADKSSHAQLNTMLALIEEKKTSLQQQMDDIKVVLMELNSAELQCRQALDDMEQEKA
- a CDS encoding propionyl-CoA synthetase; the encoded protein is MIDPGLALHKASLEDRTQFWGECARAIDWQQPWEQVLDESEAPFYRWFSGGMLNTCYNAVDRHVAAGRGEQTAIQYVSPVTDTEYGISYNELQQQVSRLAGWMQSVGINKGDRVVIYMPMVPETVFAMLACARIGAIHSVVFGGFAANELATRINDAKPRLVLSASCGIEPSGVVPYKPLLDKALELSEHKVENCLILGRSQYQAELQPGRDHDWQNAICQASPADCVAVEATHPLYILYTSGTTGQPKGVVRDNGGHAVALAWSMKAIYDIDAGDVFWAASDVGWVVGHSYIVYAPLLVGATTLLFEGKPVGTPDPGTFWRTISKYKVKSFFTAPTAIRAIKREDPEASYVAQSDLSCLKNVFLAGERCDPDTLNWAAEKLAKPVIDHWWQTETGWAIAANLMGVAPIRVKAGSPARAVPGYQVEVLDEMGEQVAPGQSGNVVIKLPLPPGTLTTLWQKDKRYHDSYLAMYPGYYLTGDAGYMDEEGYLYIMSRIDDIINVAGHRLSTGRFEEVLCQHPAVAEAAVIGVEDKLKGQVPLGLVVLKMGNTLSEEQLHKELVALVRQEIGPVAAFRLVSAVPKLPKTRSGKILRGTMRKIADNQEFKAPATIEDPATLDLVRTALTRMGYADSLVKEHA
- the sugE gene encoding quaternary ammonium compound efflux SMR transporter SugE, whose product is MNWILLILAGLFEIGWAIGLKYTHGFTKLVPSLLTLGAMAISVGLLGLATKSLPIGTAYGVWVGIGAMGTALVGIWLFGESTSLMKIGSLLLIFIGVLGLKLAS
- the gndA gene encoding NADP-dependent phosphogluconate dehydrogenase, which gives rise to MQTHKHLSDIGVIGLGVMGKNLALNIIDNGYRVAAFDLDSRKVTAAENQAKVEVTEREQLLFGCNNLTDLMANLATPRILLLSIPAGTAVDAVCQSLLDAGIEREDIVIDTGNSLWTDTIAREQRYRDQFIFFSSAVSGGEVGARFGPSLMPSGDIKAWERVAPIWRAIAAKVDGDTGLPLERFEPGNPVTQGEPCTAYIGPAGSGHYVKMVHNGIEYADMQLICEAYHLLSQVLGLDAYAIALVFERWNTGVLSSYLMEISAEVLRQQDPLSDKPLVEMILDKAGQKGTGLWTAVSSLQIGCPAPTIAEAVYARAISTQKVLRQSLASKLVGPEARDTQSAASDEQQSFIDGLESALYCAKVSCYAQGFQLMAMQAQEQGWQLDFAAIARIWRAGCIIRARFLQSIAAAYDSEPELANLLLADGFASTLSARQQAWRQTVAKAVLAGVPVPCISSALSYYDSYRSETLPANLLQGQRDFFGAHSFERIDQAANERYHLDWSDPKRPLIKLD
- a CDS encoding 1,4-dihydroxy-2-naphthoate polyprenyltransferase, translating into MNPWILASRPRTLPAAIGPLLIGNILALQLESFSWAIAVASMVCALLLQIAVNLANDYFDFKNGIDTEERLGPIRVTQSGLLDPQKVRNAMIFCLLLALVVGSFLIWHGGWPIAILAAASIMGALGYSGGPYPLASHGLGEVAAFIFFGLVAVVGSYYLQAGDTSTAAWILGSAVGLLNAAICLVNNTRDIYTDEKAGKRTLAVRIGEAQSKVLYQALVYLPFGLIIAGFLLGLLPGLPVLLTGLALLMARRLSSDFTQVSGAALNPLLGRTAKLTMMFSALFSLGLVFTI